The nucleotide window AGCGGTCGTCAAAATATATTTCAATTTGTCGCCAACGATTTTCATAAAATTGATTCCCGAAAGTTCCGGCATTTGAATGTCAAGGAAAATCAAATCTGCTTCGTTATCTTGAATATATTCTAAAGCTTCAATGGGATTTTCGGAAGAGAAAACCAGTTCCAGAAAAGGAATTTTCGTCACGTAATTTTCCAGAAGCTGGATAGCCAAAGGTTCGTCATCTACAACAATACATTTTATCTTTTTCATTTATTTCAAATCGATTTTCAAATCTACAGAAAATTCGGTTTCGGTTTCTGTGATGTTCAGTTCGTGTTTTTTCGGATACAGGATTTCCAATCGTTTTTTCACATTGTTGATTCCAATCCCGGAAAGTGAATCTTTTGACCTTTGCTTTTTGAAGTTTTGAATGTGGAAATTCAAAGCTTGATTATCATCCGAAATCTTCATCGTAAAACCTTTGCCACTGAAATCGCCGTGTTTGAAAGCATTTTCAACAAACGGAACCAAAAGCATTGGCGAAATATTAAGGTTGGGATGATTGATTTTTTTTTCAATCATTAATAGTTCGGGACTTTTCAATCTAAGCTTTTCCAGTTCTATCAGGCTTTCCAGATAACCGATTTCCTTTTCCAATGGAATGAAATTTTTCTCCAAATCCTTCGTGATGTATCTTAACAATTGACTCAATTCCTCAATCGCAGGCAAAGCTTTTTCTGAATTCTGATAAACCAAGGAATAGATATTATTTAAAGTATTAAAGATGAAATGAGGATTGATTTGAGTTTTTAATGCCTGAATTTTCGCCTCGTTTCTTTCCTGTTCCAGTTTTTGTCTTTCGGTTTCAATCACGCCAAATTTTTCCAGCAACCACATTATTCCGGCAATAAAAACATTGATGCAGCCGTAATAAATGTTATCAAAAAAGTAATAAAGCAATCCTGTTTCCTGATTGTAATTTCTAAATCCAAAAGTGACAGGCAATAAAACCTCCTCCATCAAATATCTGACTGTCGCAAAACAAAGAATCGAAAGGAAAAACGAAAGAATAACGGTATAAACTTTCTCCTGTCTGAAAACTTTTGGAATGATGACCAGATAACAAATATAAAACGTGATAATCCCTGCGAGGAAAAAGGTAATTCTCAAAACCGTACTCTGCAAATCGTTCTCTCTGTCGAAGAAATACAAAGGCGTAATCACAGTTCCAAAAAAGTTGAGACTCCAATAGATGATTTGAAGCCAGATGATTTGTTTCTTTTTCATCGCAGTTCTTTGTTATTAATTAAAATTGGTCTTGACGAAGAATAATGCAAATGTATAGAAACGGAATCTGAATTTGGATTCTCCATTATCAATCTGCTTTTTTTTGGCAATCTGTAATTGAGTTGAGAATTTGCGATGATGGTTTTCGGCATATTCAGTTCCGAAACTAGATTTACCGTTTCATTCGAAAGATTTTTAATTTCTAAAGTGGCAGGCGCTTTCAGCTTTTGTAGGACGATGCTGTCTCCAGGCGCAATTGCCATCGTTTTCCAAACATCTACGCGATGTGCTCCGATGCAGGACGCCATAGATGCTAAAATCAGGATTAGAGTTACTTTTTTCATATTCCAAAAATAGGAACAGCAAAGACATCCAGAACACCAAATTCTATGAACGCCTGTTTTTTACCGATGAAAATAGTTTGGTCGGATTAAAACCTCATCAAATCTAAACGCTATTTCAGAGGAAAGACTTTGAAAATACATTTGCATCAGGATTTTACAACTATCTAATAAACTATTTATGAAACTGAAATATCTATTCATCACGACAATCTTCTCAACTTTAACTTTTGCTCAAACTCAAAAAGACAGCTTGAAGGAACTTGAACAAGTCAATATATTGGTCAAGAAAAAATTGCTGGAAAGAAAGGCGGACCGACTCATCTTCAATGTCGATGCATCTATCGCTTCTCAAGGAATGGATGCGGGCGAAACTTTGGCCAATGTTCCGATGCTGAAAGTGGATGAAAATCTGGGAACGATTTCTATTATCGGAAAAAGTTCGGTAAATGTGATGATTAATGGCAGAATGCTGAATCTTTCCGGAACTGCATTATTAAATTATCTAAAATCCATCCGTTCCGAAAACATATCGAAAATCGAAGTCATTACGACGCCTCCTGCAAAGTATGAAGCGCAAGGAAATAGTGGACTCATCAATATTATTTTAAAGAAAAATCCAAATCTTGGTTTCAGTGGCAATATCAGTACTGGTTTGACCCAAAGAACTTATTTCAACGGAAGCACGAATGGAACTTTGAATTATCAAACCGAAAAATTAAGTTTAAGCTTAAAGACAAGCTACATCGAAGGTGCAAAACGTGCGGATGAGAGATTCACGATTCTTGGCGCGTCGCAGAATTACAACCGCTCTGTCCGAAAAGATATGTGGCAGATTTTGACACCGAACTTGAGCGGTTCCTATAAAATCAACAAAAACTCCGAAGTTGGGATGGAATATATTTTTGATAATGGAAAAAACGGAATGGACATCGTGAACACGACGAGAAATATCAGTCCAAAACTGGATGAAAAAAACTTTCTGACCAACACATTTCACAGAGAAAAATCGCCGACACACACTTTCAGTACCTATTATGATTTGAAGTTGGATTCTCTTGGAAAAAAGTTGAGTTTTGCGGGGAATTTCTATCAAAACAACAATGAGACGGAAGTTAATTTTTCGACTTTGACCTTACCTGAAAATACAATTCAGGATGTGAAAACTTTGTCGATGATCAAGCCTCAGATTTTCTCGGTTCAGGGTGATTTGGAATTGCCTTTTTCGTTTGGGACGATTGAAACTGGCGTGAAATTCAATCAATTCAGAAATTCCGCAGATTTGCAATATCTGGATTGGAAAAATAATCAGTTTGTCATTGATGATGAGAAAAGCAGCACGTTCAATTACCGAGAAGAAAATTATGCGGCTTACGCAAGTTTCGGTAAAAGTTTCGGCGAACATTGGGAAACGAAAGCTGGATTGCGATATGAAAATACATTTGTGAAAAGCGCTGTGAATAATTTCAGCTATGGAAAATGGTTTCCGTCGGCTTTTGTTTCTTATAAGGAAGATAAAAATGTGTTCAGCTTGTCCTATTCCAGAAGAATTAACCGACCAAGTATGAGCAATTTGAATCCTTTCAGATGGTACGAAAATCCACAGTCCTACTCCACAGGAAATCCCTTGCTGACGCCATCGTACATTAATAATTACGAGTTGGGTTACACTTACAACAACAAGTTTTCGACCAGCATTTATTATTTAAGATTGAAGAATGCGTTTGGGCAAGTGGCTTATCTAGACGGGATTTCTCAAACTGGAACTTATCTGAATCACTACAACAATGATTTTTATGGAATGAATGCCTCGTACACAGACACTTTCTTCAAATTCTGGGAATCGAATATTACTGTCAACGCATCGTATCAGACCTCGGAAGTTTTCAATATCAATGCGCCAACTTTGAAAGGTTATTCATTAAGTTATTCTATTAATAATACTTTCACATTGAACAAAACAAAAACGATTGCACTTTTCTTAAACTACGACCAAAGTTTGCCTTACAAAAATGTGAATACCCGTTTTGAGAACTTCTCCAATTTGAATTCTGGACTTAAGATTTCATTAATGGAGAAACAGCTTCAAATCAATGCGACAGTTACCAATATTTTTGGACAGCGATTCAAAGGTCAAATGTATTTTGATGACAGCACACAGTTGATGAACAACTATTGGGACGGCAGAAGTTTCAGATTAAGTGTCAATTACACCTTCGGAAACAAAAAGAAGATCAGCAAAAAGCATATTAATTTTGAGGAAAAAGACAGAGCAAATTAAT belongs to Chryseobacterium sp. KACC 21268 and includes:
- a CDS encoding histidine kinase, which encodes MKKKQIIWLQIIYWSLNFFGTVITPLYFFDRENDLQSTVLRITFFLAGIITFYICYLVIIPKVFRQEKVYTVILSFFLSILCFATVRYLMEEVLLPVTFGFRNYNQETGLLYYFFDNIYYGCINVFIAGIMWLLEKFGVIETERQKLEQERNEAKIQALKTQINPHFIFNTLNNIYSLVYQNSEKALPAIEELSQLLRYITKDLEKNFIPLEKEIGYLESLIELEKLRLKSPELLMIEKKINHPNLNISPMLLVPFVENAFKHGDFSGKGFTMKISDDNQALNFHIQNFKKQRSKDSLSGIGINNVKKRLEILYPKKHELNITETETEFSVDLKIDLK
- a CDS encoding TonB-dependent receptor; the protein is MKLKYLFITTIFSTLTFAQTQKDSLKELEQVNILVKKKLLERKADRLIFNVDASIASQGMDAGETLANVPMLKVDENLGTISIIGKSSVNVMINGRMLNLSGTALLNYLKSIRSENISKIEVITTPPAKYEAQGNSGLINIILKKNPNLGFSGNISTGLTQRTYFNGSTNGTLNYQTEKLSLSLKTSYIEGAKRADERFTILGASQNYNRSVRKDMWQILTPNLSGSYKINKNSEVGMEYIFDNGKNGMDIVNTTRNISPKLDEKNFLTNTFHREKSPTHTFSTYYDLKLDSLGKKLSFAGNFYQNNNETEVNFSTLTLPENTIQDVKTLSMIKPQIFSVQGDLELPFSFGTIETGVKFNQFRNSADLQYLDWKNNQFVIDDEKSSTFNYREENYAAYASFGKSFGEHWETKAGLRYENTFVKSAVNNFSYGKWFPSAFVSYKEDKNVFSLSYSRRINRPSMSNLNPFRWYENPQSYSTGNPLLTPSYINNYELGYTYNNKFSTSIYYLRLKNAFGQVAYLDGISQTGTYLNHYNNDFYGMNASYTDTFFKFWESNITVNASYQTSEVFNINAPTLKGYSLSYSINNTFTLNKTKTIALFLNYDQSLPYKNVNTRFENFSNLNSGLKISLMEKQLQINATVTNIFGQRFKGQMYFDDSTQLMNNYWDGRSFRLSVNYTFGNKKKISKKHINFEEKDRAN